One region of Candidatus Saccharibacteria bacterium genomic DNA includes:
- a CDS encoding Fic family protein: protein MPNIDEISKQRAVELFGSSDLSAFEVGTINGLRQIHEYLFGGLYDFAGKIRSKHISKGGFTFASAVYLVSGLAEIDKMPETTFEEIVKKYVEMNIAHPFMEGNGRSTRIWLDLIFKKNLKQCIDWEKINKNDYLNAMERSPVNDLEIRELLRTALTDKIDDREVFMKGIEQSYYYEEPDNYKE, encoded by the coding sequence ATGCCAAACATTGACGAAATAAGCAAACAGCGGGCCGTAGAACTCTTTGGTAGCTCGGACTTGTCGGCTTTTGAGGTCGGCACAATAAATGGTTTACGACAAATTCACGAGTATCTTTTTGGTGGTCTATACGACTTTGCTGGGAAAATTCGTTCCAAGCACATTAGCAAAGGTGGCTTTACATTTGCATCCGCCGTTTATTTGGTTAGTGGCCTTGCCGAAATAGATAAAATGCCAGAAACGACTTTTGAAGAGATTGTTAAAAAATACGTAGAAATGAATATAGCGCATCCTTTCATGGAAGGCAACGGACGTAGTACGCGTATCTGGCTAGATTTGATATTCAAGAAAAATCTGAAACAGTGTATTGACTGGGAAAAAATCAATAAAAACGACTACTTAAACGCTATGGAGCGCAGTCCTGTGAATGATTTAGAGATTCGTGAGCTACTACGCACAGCATTAACCGACAAAATCGATGATCGGGAAGTATTCATGAAAGGTATAGAACAATCGTACTATTACGAAGAGCCAGACAACTATAAGGAATAG
- a CDS encoding SDR family NAD(P)-dependent oxidoreductase: MKMFKNTILITGGGSGIGKGLAEMFHRKGNKVIIAGRNKARLEEVAKANEGMETLELDVTTSESIDALVAQVYEKYPDLNVLILNAGMMKAEKIGDNDIQTAKSIIATNLIGQMELNSKLLPILEGNNDAVIVTVSSGLAFIPGASFPSYCATKAAIHSYTQSLRTQLKNSGIQVIELIPPYVQTELISPEQANDPNAMPLADFITEVTNLLENNPEIDEIQVERVKYFTDAVATGEYEHRYNDLNQ; this comes from the coding sequence ATGAAAATGTTTAAAAATACAATCTTAATTACTGGCGGTGGCTCTGGAATTGGGAAAGGTTTGGCCGAAATGTTCCATCGTAAAGGTAATAAAGTTATCATTGCGGGACGAAACAAGGCAAGACTTGAGGAAGTCGCTAAAGCTAACGAGGGCATGGAGACTTTAGAGCTCGATGTTACAACTAGCGAATCAATAGATGCCCTAGTCGCTCAAGTATATGAAAAATACCCTGATCTCAATGTACTGATACTCAATGCCGGAATGATGAAAGCAGAAAAGATTGGTGACAATGATATACAGACTGCAAAGTCCATAATCGCCACTAACTTAATCGGGCAGATGGAGTTAAATTCTAAATTGCTTCCAATTCTTGAGGGTAACAACGACGCTGTAATAGTTACTGTTTCTTCGGGATTAGCATTTATCCCAGGTGCAAGCTTTCCATCGTACTGCGCAACAAAAGCTGCAATACACTCTTACACGCAGTCTCTTCGTACACAGCTAAAAAATAGTGGCATTCAAGTCATCGAGCTTATTCCGCCTTATGTACAAACTGAACTAATCAGTCCAGAACAAGCTAACGACCCCAACGCTATGCCCCTTGCTGATTTCATTACCGAAGTAACAAATTTACTTGAAAACAATCCTGAAATAGATGAAATACAAGTAGAGCGAGTGAAATATTTTACTGATGCGGTTGCTACTGGTGAATACGAACATCGCTACAACGATTTAAATCAGTAG
- a CDS encoding cytoplasmic protein encodes MPKDIREAHTHTARHWEEVLASKECGCFYCGDIFTPNKIEEWVDDNDCALCPKCGIDSVIGDKSGFPITKEFMSEMHKHWFD; translated from the coding sequence ATGCCTAAAGACATTCGTGAGGCCCATACGCACACCGCCAGGCATTGGGAAGAGGTTCTCGCCAGCAAAGAATGTGGCTGTTTCTATTGTGGAGATATATTCACACCCAACAAAATCGAAGAATGGGTCGATGATAATGACTGCGCGCTATGCCCCAAGTGCGGGATTGATTCTGTTATTGGTGACAAATCTGGTTTTCCGATTACAAAGGAATTCATGTCAGAGATGCACAAGCACTGGTTCGACTAA
- a CDS encoding NUDIX domain-containing protein — MIDWQIYTKYGTQVPQKGTGHERAFSSGIPHAAAHIWIWKKENDELYLLFQKAAPKVDYKVGLLDISAAGHIDLNEDEVAAAIRETKEELGISINTDDLYFAGVEHYQRKTEDSHKDELRFVYTVEYRDDMTFTFPDGEVDGVEWIKAKNSEEIVSRNEFKERFVQHTNHYFNIVFSGINGQNLI; from the coding sequence ATGATTGATTGGCAAATTTATACTAAATATGGCACGCAGGTTCCACAAAAAGGCACAGGCCATGAACGTGCATTTTCTAGTGGCATACCACATGCAGCAGCTCACATTTGGATTTGGAAAAAAGAAAATGATGAACTATACCTATTATTCCAAAAGGCTGCACCAAAAGTTGACTACAAAGTAGGATTACTAGATATTTCTGCAGCTGGACACATTGACCTGAATGAAGATGAGGTTGCAGCAGCAATACGAGAAACAAAAGAAGAATTAGGTATTTCAATTAACACAGACGATCTTTATTTTGCTGGGGTTGAACATTATCAGAGAAAAACAGAAGACAGTCACAAAGATGAATTAAGGTTCGTTTATACCGTTGAATACAGAGATGATATGACCTTCACTTTTCCAGATGGAGAGGTCGATGGAGTTGAATGGATAAAGGCGAAGAACAGCGAAGAAATCGTATCAAGGAATGAATTCAAAGAGCGTTTTGTCCAGCACACAAATCACTATTTTAATATAGTCTTTTCGGGCATCAATGGGCAAAATCTAATTTAA
- a CDS encoding serine hydrolase family protein: MTEDKPNIFIFHGTEGHPQENWFPWLKGELEAKGYEVTVPQFPSPPVVPAKISEWVDVLKDYGDKITENTIIIGHSLGGIFTLRVLEKLKHPIKAAFFVGAPIGVRPILNYDRDSAFSGFDFEWDNIKQKAKDFIVYQSDDDPYVGLDNGKELAKHLGVELSFIPNAGHFNARAGYTEFEDLKEKLLHILNE, translated from the coding sequence ATGACTGAAGATAAACCAAACATTTTTATTTTTCATGGCACAGAAGGCCACCCGCAGGAAAACTGGTTTCCTTGGCTAAAAGGCGAGCTTGAAGCAAAAGGATACGAAGTTACTGTTCCGCAGTTTCCGTCGCCACCCGTTGTTCCTGCAAAGATTTCTGAGTGGGTTGATGTTTTGAAAGACTACGGAGATAAGATTACGGAAAATACAATTATTATTGGACATAGCTTAGGCGGAATCTTTACACTTCGTGTTTTAGAAAAGTTAAAACACCCTATTAAGGCAGCATTCTTTGTCGGCGCACCAATAGGTGTTAGGCCAATTCTCAATTATGATCGCGACAGTGCCTTTAGTGGCTTTGATTTTGAGTGGGACAATATTAAGCAGAAAGCCAAAGACTTCATAGTATACCAGTCCGATGATGACCCTTATGTGGGACTAGACAATGGCAAAGAGTTAGCAAAGCACTTAGGAGTTGAGCTGTCGTTTATACCTAATGCAGGGCACTTTAACGCTAGAGCTGGGTACACAGAGTTTGAAGACTTGAAAGAGAAATTGCTACACATTTTGAATGAATAA
- a CDS encoding antitoxin VbhA family protein, protein MNKPQLKRTKNVNRAVANERLEGLKVSEDSRKIAGEYISGKASAKQAASKIRARYGVL, encoded by the coding sequence ATGAATAAGCCACAGCTAAAACGCACCAAAAACGTTAATCGAGCTGTTGCCAATGAACGACTCGAGGGCTTGAAGGTATCTGAAGATTCCCGAAAAATTGCTGGCGAATATATTTCTGGTAAGGCTTCTGCAAAGCAAGCCGCCTCTAAAATACGAGCACGATACGGGGTGCTGTAA
- a CDS encoding Fic family protein gives MSDFVDPYLDDKTGILRNLLNAGTNDELKDLEAQIVFANELELEEIGIKRTSDLSELLAIHKQLFGNVYDWAGDIRTVDIKKNSDNAEYFLPVSKILGACEYVFAELTKENYLKNLDKEKFVERLAYFYDQLNYVHPFREGNGRTQRVFWTRIAHGAGYEIGWDEVVGNENDEASRIAAEKMDLSPLTAMFAKIISSLQ, from the coding sequence ATGTCCGATTTTGTCGATCCCTACCTGGATGACAAGACCGGCATCTTACGCAATCTACTTAATGCCGGGACGAATGATGAGTTAAAAGATCTAGAGGCTCAAATAGTTTTTGCCAACGAACTAGAACTCGAAGAAATCGGAATAAAACGAACTAGTGACCTATCTGAATTACTGGCAATTCACAAACAGCTGTTCGGTAACGTGTACGATTGGGCTGGTGATATACGTACTGTCGATATTAAGAAAAATAGCGATAATGCCGAGTATTTCTTACCTGTTAGCAAGATATTAGGTGCGTGCGAGTATGTTTTTGCTGAGCTTACCAAGGAAAACTATTTGAAAAATTTAGATAAAGAAAAATTCGTAGAACGTTTGGCCTATTTTTATGACCAGCTAAACTATGTTCACCCGTTTCGTGAAGGCAACGGTCGTACGCAACGAGTCTTTTGGACAAGAATTGCTCACGGTGCTGGATATGAGATAGGTTGGGACGAAGTAGTTGGCAATGAAAACGACGAAGCATCACGCATCGCCGCAGAAAAGATGGATTTATCTCCACTTACTGCGATGTTTGCAAAGATTATTAGCTCACTACAATAA
- a CDS encoding Type 1 glutamine amidotransferase-like domain-containing protein, with protein MRLFLASSGLEYIKTFVGKHPEETKLLFIPTAGNLDDDVWWINKDLDVLTKMGFQITELDIEQSSKENTQEALGNTDIVYVAGGNTFHLLKQLRETGFDKMLDNFVNNGGLYAGASAGALIAGPDIGAISSIDEPEKVTGLKSTEGLRWVNVVPIPHYDMKARTKTIDEIKEKYSQDNEMVLLTDDQALLVEDGNWKVVDSPRSAIEHEWFAKNHM; from the coding sequence ATGAGATTATTCCTTGCATCCAGCGGTCTTGAGTATATAAAGACATTTGTTGGTAAACACCCGGAAGAAACTAAGTTACTTTTTATCCCCACAGCTGGCAATCTTGATGATGACGTATGGTGGATTAATAAAGATCTAGATGTGCTAACAAAAATGGGCTTTCAGATTACCGAGCTGGATATAGAACAGTCCTCTAAAGAAAATACACAGGAGGCATTAGGCAACACCGACATTGTTTATGTCGCTGGTGGTAATACCTTTCACTTACTCAAGCAACTCCGTGAAACTGGGTTTGATAAAATGCTCGATAACTTCGTTAACAATGGTGGCCTGTATGCTGGAGCCAGCGCAGGTGCATTAATCGCCGGACCGGACATTGGAGCAATATCATCAATTGACGAACCCGAAAAAGTTACTGGCCTGAAGTCCACAGAAGGTCTGAGGTGGGTTAATGTTGTGCCTATTCCACACTACGATATGAAAGCAAGAACCAAAACCATAGACGAGATAAAAGAAAAATACAGCCAAGACAACGAGATGGTGCTATTAACTGATGATCAAGCCCTACTTGTAGAGGACGGCAATTGGAAGGTTGTTGACTCTCCAAGAAGTGCTATAGAACATGAATGGTTCGCCAAAAACCACATGTAG
- a CDS encoding IS30 family transposase, with protein MHFHLTQEQRIELSLMWRLGHSQRNIALVLGVSPSTVCRELQRNTTEMGGYHAQTARLHSAARRCAANTLRNKLLADPTLAKLVTRKLKRNDSPQQIAGWLLETKRLLRVSTQTIYDWVYLHARHLLKHLHCRKGKYRRTREASLRKAFRDKQKAARSIDARPAHILARKTYGHWEGDSVVGTRQSGAIATFVERKSCYLMAALLPDKSAKSFEVAAAHCFATVPGKYRKTLTLDNGVEMSNYEEMERTSKIQIYFAHPYHSWERGTNENTNGLLRFYFPKKMSFAHLTQEELDLAVKQLNTRPRKRIGYKTPEQVFKAKWGRCDSD; from the coding sequence ATGCATTTCCATCTTACACAAGAACAACGAATTGAGCTAAGCCTAATGTGGCGGCTCGGGCATAGCCAGCGCAACATCGCTCTCGTACTGGGCGTTAGCCCCAGTACTGTTTGCCGCGAGTTGCAACGTAACACCACTGAGATGGGCGGCTACCATGCTCAGACTGCACGACTACACAGTGCAGCTCGACGCTGTGCTGCCAACACCCTGCGAAACAAGCTACTGGCCGACCCCACACTCGCCAAACTGGTAACTCGTAAACTCAAACGTAACGACTCACCCCAGCAGATAGCCGGTTGGTTACTGGAAACTAAGCGGCTCTTACGAGTCAGCACACAGACTATCTACGACTGGGTGTACCTACATGCCCGGCATTTGCTCAAACACCTGCACTGCCGCAAGGGCAAATACCGCCGCACAAGAGAGGCTAGTCTCAGAAAAGCCTTTCGTGACAAGCAGAAAGCTGCCCGCAGCATTGATGCTCGCCCAGCTCATATCTTAGCTCGGAAGACCTACGGTCATTGGGAAGGTGACAGTGTCGTCGGCACCAGACAAAGTGGAGCGATTGCCACGTTCGTGGAACGTAAGAGCTGTTATCTCATGGCAGCCCTGCTACCTGACAAGAGCGCCAAGAGCTTCGAAGTGGCTGCGGCTCACTGCTTCGCGACCGTACCCGGCAAATACCGCAAAACCTTGACACTGGACAATGGTGTTGAGATGAGCAATTACGAAGAGATGGAGCGTACCAGCAAGATCCAGATCTACTTTGCCCATCCCTACCACTCCTGGGAGCGTGGTACGAACGAAAATACCAATGGGTTACTCCGGTTCTACTTCCCGAAAAAGATGAGCTTCGCTCACCTAACACAAGAAGAGCTTGACCTAGCGGTCAAGCAGCTCAATACTAGACCAAGGAAACGAATAGGCTACAAAACGCCGGAACAAGTGTTTAAAGCGAAGTGGGGGCGTTGCGATTCGGACTAG